One Castanea sativa cultivar Marrone di Chiusa Pesio chromosome 4, ASM4071231v1 DNA window includes the following coding sequences:
- the LOC142632776 gene encoding uncharacterized protein LOC142632776, which translates to MMFEVIKRRLLLSFLLLTTLLLAWSLFVTGEKMEKLTYAGDEKELSAEHRRGQPFKFARLVQQPPVVEPPPQLEEQLPPLVEPPPPLVEQPPPLEEQLRQLEEQPPPIVEQPPPPRLARRRDPEPPPPSPTGPSDENMKKLTEARDGKEMSGAIFSNQINNPPLPWVKDSFKRSLSTYVVPQSPPPPPQGNPSPHPLP; encoded by the exons ATGATGTTTGAGGTGATCAAGAGACGCCTCCTCCTTAGTTTTCTTCTACTTACCACTTTACTTCTTGCATGGAGCTTGTTTGTGACGG GTGAAAAGATGGAGAAGTTAACTTATGCAGGTGATGAGAAAGAATTGTCTGCAGAACATAGGAGAGGCCAACCTTTCAAGTTTGCAAGACTAGTCCAGCAACCACCAGTAGTTGAACCACCACCACAGCTAGAGGAGCAACTGCCACCACTAGTTGAACCACCGCCGCCACTAGTTGAGCAGCCACCACCACTAGAAGAGCAACTGCGGCAACTAGAGGAGCAACCACCACCAATAGTGgagcaaccaccaccaccaagaCTAGCAAGGCGACGAGATCCTGAACCACCGCCCCCATCTCCTACAGGGCCTTCAG ATGAGAACATGAAAAAGTTAACTGAAGCAAGAGACGGGAAAGAAATGTCTGGAGCTATCttttcaaatcaaatcaacAACCCACCTTTACCTTGGGTAAAAGACTCATTCAAGCGCAGTCTAAGTACGTATGTAGTACctcaatcaccaccaccacctcctcaAGGAAACCCATCCCCCCATCCACTCCCCTAG